One region of Maylandia zebra isolate NMK-2024a linkage group LG10, Mzebra_GT3a, whole genome shotgun sequence genomic DNA includes:
- the sms gene encoding spermine synthase, with the protein MAVRHYTLDFNLSTAVDPASTVSGLLSIFHEQELTETIHDTDGHGYLATFVGKNGRFVVLRVHSQGLVTVDLQFYEDDDIAQLDNLLNALENKLKVLLNGNITRIKKLPALLRGAKVDRYWPTADGRLIEYDIDKVVYEEDSEYQNIKILHSQQYGNILVLDGDVNLAESDSAYTQAITGSGKENYAGKEVLILGGGDGGILAELVKQKPKMITMVEIDQKVIDGCKKYMRKTCGDILDNLKGDCYQILVQDCVPLLKKYVQEGRTFDYVINDLTAIPISTSPEEDSTWEFLRLILDLSIKVLHPSGKYFTQGNSANLTEALNLFEERLGRLSCPVDFRKEVVCVPSYLEQWVFYTAWKK; encoded by the exons ATGGCAGTCCGACATTACACTCTCGACTTCAACCTCTCTACAGCAG TTGACCCTGCCTCGACAGTGTCTGGTCTGCTGTCTATATTTCATGAACAGGAACTGACAGAGACTATTCATGATACAGACGGGCATGGTTATCTTGCTACCTTTGTGGGCAAGAATGGCAG GTTTGTTGTCCTGCGTGTGCACTCCCAGGGGCTGGTCACAGTTGATTTGCAGTTTTACGAAGATGATGACATTGCACAGCTAGACAAT CTTTTGAATGCACTGGAAAATAAGCTGAAAGTTCTCTTAAATGGCAATATTACAAGGATTAAAAA GCTTCCAGCCCTTTTGCGAGGAGCAAAAGTTGACCGCTACTGGCCCACAGCCGATGGCAGACTAATTGAGTATGACATTGACAAGGTGGTGTATGAAGAGGATTCTGAATACCAAAACATAAAGATTTTGCACTCACAGCAGTATGGGAATATTCTAGTTCTGGATGGAGACGTTA ACCTTGCAGAGAGTGACTCTGCCTACACCCAGGCCATCACAGGCAGTGGAAAAGAAAACTACGCTGGAAAAGAAGTGCTGATTTTAGGAGGAGGTGATGGAGGAATACTTGCTGAGTTGGTCAAACAAAAGCCAAAGATGATCACCATGGTGGAGAT TGACCAGAAGGTGATAGATGGGTGCAAAAAATACATGAGGAAGACTTGTGGTGATATCCTGGACAACCTGAAGGGAGACTGTTACCAA ATATTAGTTCAGGACTGTGTTCCCTTGCTGAAGAAGTATGTCCAGGAAGGAAGGACATTTGATTATGTTATTAATGACCTCACTGCAATCCCAATATCCACCTCGCCAGAAGAAG ACTCTACGTGGGAGTTCCTGCGTCTCATTTTAGATCTATCTATAAAAGTGCTGCATCCCAGTGGAAAGTATTTCACACAG GGCAACAGCGCAAATCTGACCGAGGCACTGAATCTGTTTGAGGAACGGCTGGGAAGGCTCTCGTGTCCAGTGGACTTCCGCAAAGAGGTGGTGTGTGTTCCATCCTACCTGGAGCA ATGGGTTTTTTACACCGcttggaaaaagtaa